The following are from one region of the Stigmatella ashevillena genome:
- a CDS encoding S66 family peptidase: MRHTVVRPPKARPGDRVAVVSPSFAAPALFPTVHEQAIRRLADLTGLVPVEYPTTRRLEASPQERARDLNAAFADPSVRAVISTIGGDDQITVIPHLDADAVRRDPKPFLGYSDNTNLLNWLWSNGVAGFHGGSTQIHLGPGPGVDPVHAASLRAALLTGETLEVTEPGEAEDFGASWQDPAALTSYGEREPTEPWAWHGPARTVTGPTWGGCLEVLGWILAADRFPHPPVALAGHVLLVETSEDMPPPVEVGYLLRSMGERGLLAQVEAVVAARPPRSRPGRVPSAKQRAAERAEQYDVVVKTVAHYQPDAVVCVGVPFGHTRPQWVLPYGGPVTVDGREHRILADYS; this comes from the coding sequence ATGCGCCACACCGTCGTCCGGCCGCCCAAGGCCCGACCCGGGGACCGGGTCGCGGTAGTGTCCCCGTCGTTCGCCGCACCGGCCCTCTTCCCGACCGTCCACGAGCAGGCGATACGCCGACTCGCCGACCTGACCGGCCTGGTGCCGGTGGAGTACCCCACCACCCGGCGACTCGAGGCCTCACCGCAGGAGCGCGCCCGGGACTTGAACGCGGCCTTCGCCGATCCGTCAGTCCGTGCGGTCATCTCGACGATCGGCGGCGACGATCAGATCACCGTGATTCCGCACCTCGACGCCGATGCCGTCCGCCGCGACCCGAAGCCGTTCCTGGGCTACAGCGACAACACCAATCTGCTCAACTGGCTGTGGTCCAACGGCGTCGCCGGCTTCCACGGCGGCTCGACCCAGATCCACCTCGGCCCCGGGCCGGGTGTCGACCCTGTGCACGCCGCCTCGCTGCGCGCCGCGCTCCTTACCGGTGAGACGCTGGAGGTGACCGAGCCCGGCGAGGCGGAGGACTTCGGCGCGAGCTGGCAGGACCCGGCCGCGCTCACGTCGTACGGCGAGCGCGAGCCAACGGAGCCCTGGGCCTGGCATGGACCGGCACGGACCGTCACCGGACCGACCTGGGGCGGGTGCCTCGAGGTGCTCGGCTGGATCCTGGCCGCCGACCGGTTCCCGCACCCACCCGTTGCCCTGGCCGGTCACGTGCTGCTGGTCGAGACCTCCGAGGACATGCCGCCACCGGTCGAGGTCGGTTACCTGCTCCGGTCGATGGGCGAGCGTGGTCTGCTCGCCCAGGTCGAGGCGGTGGTCGCCGCACGCCCTCCGCGCTCACGGCCCGGCCGCGTCCCATCGGCCAAGCAGCGCGCGGCCGAGCGCGCAGAGCAGTACGACGTGGTCGTCAAAACGGTCGCCCACTACCAGCCGGACGCCGTCGTCTGCGTCGGCGTGCCGTTCGGTCACACCCGTCCACAGTGGGTCCTGCCATACGGCGGACCAGTCACCGTCGACGGGCGCGAGCACAGGATCCTCGCCGACTACTCCTGA